Genomic segment of Nitrospirota bacterium:
CCCGGACGATGAGAAATCGTACATAAACGGGATTCTTGCCCTTATAGGCAAGAAAAAAAACCAGAAGGACAAGCTTACAATAATGTCAGATGCGGTTCTGACAGACTTTGTCACGATGTATGAGAAAAAGCCTGATTTAACTGTTCATGAACCCTTTCTTGAAGTAGTGGCAGACCGGGAGCGGGCTCGTTATGCCGCGTGGTATGAGATATTTCCGCGCTCTCAGGGAAATAAGCCCGGCAAAAGTGCCACGTTTAAAGACTGCATTAAGAGGCTTCCTGAGATAAAAGAAATGGGCTTTGATGTCTTATACCTTACTCCGATTCATCCCATTGGGGTTACAAAACGAAAGGGGCCAAATAACAGCTTAAATCCTACAGAGCTGGATCCGGGCTGTCCGTATGCGATAGGGAGCACTCTTGGCGGCCATAAGGCAGTGGAGCCCGGGCTTGGCACGTTAAAGGATTTTGATGAGTTGGACAAAGCCTGCAAAAAAATGGACATGGAAATAGCGCTTGACTTTGCCATTAACTGCTCCCCAGACCATCCGTACGTTAAGGAGCATCCAGAGTGGTTTTTTAAGCGCCCTGACGGCTCGATTAAATATGCCGAAAATCCTCCTAAAAAGTACGAGGACATCTACCCGCTTAATTTCTACGCCCCGGGGGATGCACAAGAAATGCTTTGGACAGAGATGAAAAGCATACTTGAATTTTGGATTAAACACGGCGTACGGATATTCAGAGTGGACAACCCGCACACTAAACCGATACCGTTTTGGCATTGGTTGATTACTGAGCTGCAACGCCAATACCCTGATGTGATATTTCTTGCTGAGGCCTTTACACGGCCTCCCATGATGAGGATGCTTGCCAAAGTTGGTTTCTCACAGTCCTACACCTACTTTACATGGAGGAACTTTAAAGGGGAAATTACTGAGTATTTTACGGAGCTTACCCACTCAGAAAGTGCCGAATATATGAGGGGAAATTTGTTTGCAAACACACCGGATATTTTACCCCGGATTTTACAAATAGGCAGCAGACCTGCCTTTAAAATGCGCTTTGTTTTGGCTGCCACACTGTCCTCAGTCTATGGCATATACAGCGGGTATGAGCTTTGTGAAAACACCGCCATTACAGGTAAAGAGGAATATTTTGACTCCGAAAAGTATGACTATAAAGTATGGGACTGGGACAGAGCCGGTAATATCAAGGATTTTATTACAAAAATTAACCGGATACGGCGAGAAAACGAAGCTTTGCATAATTACAAAAATTTGCGTTTCTATCACGCAGATAATGAAAATATTTTATTTTATGGAAAGACTGATACGAATAATAAAAATATTATTCTCTGTGCAGTTAACCTTGACCCCTTTAACACACACAGCAGCAAACTAACGATTCCCATTGAACAGTTTGGCATAGCACACGATGAAACGTATGAGTTGCAGAACCTTATAAACGGAGAACGTACGCCAATTAGAGGGCAGGAGTATTTTGTTACTTTAAATCCCGACTGGGAGCCAGGCTTTATATATAAAGTGAATCGTTGGGTTCATACGGAGGATAAGTTTGATTATTTCAATATGTAAAGTGTTAGTAATAGCTGGTGCTCTGTGGTAGTGGACGCCTTTAGCTATATCGGGGATATAGTAAGCAACAGAGGGTTGATTTTTGAGCTAACCATGAGAGATTTTAAGTCTAAGTATCTTGGATCTTATTTAGGTCTTATTTGGGCTTTTATCAATCCTATGGCATATGTTGTGATTTTATGGTTTGTTTTTTATCTTGGTTTTAAAAGTTCAACAGTTGGGAACATTTCTTTTTTCCATTGGCTTATAGCGGGAATAGTGCCGTGGTTTTTTATTTCTGACAGCTTATCCAGTGCTGCTCTCTCTATTGTTGACTATAGTTTTTTAGTAAAGAAGGTTGTCTTTAGGATTAGTCTGCTTCCACTGGTCAGAATTCTGTCGGCACTGTACGTGCATCTGTTTTTTCTTGTTTTAGTCCTTCTGATTTATCTTATCTCAGGGTGCAGTCTTGATTGGCATGTGTGCCAGTTGCCATACTATCTTTTTGCTGCAGTTGTGCTTGTTACAGGAGTGTCGTGGATAACGTCATCGGTCACAATCTTTTTCCGGGATATGGGACAGATAGTCAATATGCTCTTACAGTTTCTGTTTTGGTTAACGCCCATATTTTGGCAAATTAAAATTATACCGGTGAAGTTCGTGTTGTTTTTAAAGCTCAATCCAGCTTATTATATAGTACATGGTTACAGAAACTGTTTAATTAACAGAGTGTGGTTTTGGGAGGAGGGATTGCTCACGATTTATTTCTGGGTGGTAGTCGTTTTAGTTTTCTTTATAGGTGCATTTCTTTTTAGGAGGCTGCGTCCTCATTTCGCAGATGTGATATAAGCGACCATGAATACACTTGCATATAAAGGGAGTACGGTTTTGACGGAAAATGCTCATATTCCCGGCGATTTCGCATCAGAACTGTCGGATTGCCAGTCAGAAGAAACAGCCATAAGGGCCGTAGGCATTTCTAAGGTCTATAAACTTTATAAGAGAAAATTAGACAGGCTTAAGGAGTCACTCCATCCATTCAGAAAGAAATATCATGTTGATTTCTATGCGCTGAGAGATGTTTCATTTGAGTTAAAAAAGGGGCAGACCATAGGTATAATTGGTAAAAACGGAGCCGGTAAATCAACGCTGCTTCAGGTTTTAACAGGAGTGTTAACGCCAACCACAGGGGTAGTGTATCGAACCGGCAGGATATCCGCACTGCTTGAGCTTGGTGCTGGTTTTAATCCGGAACTGACAGGCCTTGAAAACGTTTACTTTAACAGCACTCTTATGGGTTATTCTAAAAAGGAAATAGATGAAAAGATAGATGACATCGTAAGTTTTGCAGAAATTGGCGACTTTGCAGACCAGGCGGTAAAAACATACTCAAGCGGGATGTTTGTGAGGCTTGCCTTTGCCGTAGCAATAAACATAGACCCGGACATCCTTATCGTGGATGAGGCGCTAAGTGTTGGAGATATACGATTTCAGCAAAAATGTTTCAGACGCTTCAGGGAATTCAAAGAACAGGGTAAAAGTATAATCTTTGTTTCCCATGACATGGGAGCGGTTAAAAACTTTTGCGACATTGCCGTGTGGCTTAAAGATGGGTCAATACACCACTTCGGAGACCCGATATTAGTCAGTAAACACTATTTCTCTTTTATGTGTTACGATTCACTAACTACAGGGGATGACACTACTAAGGAAACCCAGACCATCGACACTAAAAGCGATACCAGTGAAAACGACTCTATGTGGGAGGATGTAAGCGGATACTCTTCATTTGGTGAGGGTGGGGCAGAAATAGAGCGGGTTACACTTATCAACAGAAAAACCGGTGAACGAGTTGATGCTTTAAATGGAGGAGAGGATGTTTGTTTTATAGTTGAGGGCAGGGCAACACAACCAATAGCCCATCCAGGCATAGGAATAATTCTTAAGGATATCTACGGTAATTTCATGTTTACTGTTAACAACTACATGTATAACATTTCGATAAAGCCGTTAAACCCGTCCGACAAAATAAGGGTAGAATTTAACTTTGTGTTTCCAAAGCTAAAAAATGGCCACTATACTTTTACAGCCTCCATATCAGACGGCACCCTTGAGACCCATATTCAGAACCACTGGGTGCATGATGCCTACCTGGTACGGCTTGTCAATAACGACATCCGCTACAAAATGGGCTGCTACGTTATCCTTGACGATGTTGATATGAAAGTTGACTTCAAATAGACAACTCGTACTAATTAGCTCTCAAAAAGTAAATTAACCACAAACAAATAAACCACAGATTAGGATT
This window contains:
- a CDS encoding alpha-1,4-glucan--maltose-1-phosphate maltosyltransferase, encoding MNAVLIKPFVIEAIVPSVDGGKFPVKREVGETLVVTATVYRDGHDVTRVNLKYKEKYGDKTWQTVEMESINSGLDLWRGAFLLDKNTRYIYTIEAYTDTYQSWLKDTTKKFTAGADIASELTEGEIFIKSLIDESVPDDEKSYINGILALIGKKKNQKDKLTIMSDAVLTDFVTMYEKKPDLTVHEPFLEVVADRERARYAAWYEIFPRSQGNKPGKSATFKDCIKRLPEIKEMGFDVLYLTPIHPIGVTKRKGPNNSLNPTELDPGCPYAIGSTLGGHKAVEPGLGTLKDFDELDKACKKMDMEIALDFAINCSPDHPYVKEHPEWFFKRPDGSIKYAENPPKKYEDIYPLNFYAPGDAQEMLWTEMKSILEFWIKHGVRIFRVDNPHTKPIPFWHWLITELQRQYPDVIFLAEAFTRPPMMRMLAKVGFSQSYTYFTWRNFKGEITEYFTELTHSESAEYMRGNLFANTPDILPRILQIGSRPAFKMRFVLAATLSSVYGIYSGYELCENTAITGKEEYFDSEKYDYKVWDWDRAGNIKDFITKINRIRRENEALHNYKNLRFYHADNENILFYGKTDTNNKNIILCAVNLDPFNTHSSKLTIPIEQFGIAHDETYELQNLINGERTPIRGQEYFVTLNPDWEPGFIYKVNRWVHTEDKFDYFNM
- a CDS encoding ABC transporter permease produces the protein MRDFKSKYLGSYLGLIWAFINPMAYVVILWFVFYLGFKSSTVGNISFFHWLIAGIVPWFFISDSLSSAALSIVDYSFLVKKVVFRISLLPLVRILSALYVHLFFLVLVLLIYLISGCSLDWHVCQLPYYLFAAVVLVTGVSWITSSVTIFFRDMGQIVNMLLQFLFWLTPIFWQIKIIPVKFVLFLKLNPAYYIVHGYRNCLINRVWFWEEGLLTIYFWVVVVLVFFIGAFLFRRLRPHFADVI
- a CDS encoding ABC transporter ATP-binding protein encodes the protein MNTLAYKGSTVLTENAHIPGDFASELSDCQSEETAIRAVGISKVYKLYKRKLDRLKESLHPFRKKYHVDFYALRDVSFELKKGQTIGIIGKNGAGKSTLLQVLTGVLTPTTGVVYRTGRISALLELGAGFNPELTGLENVYFNSTLMGYSKKEIDEKIDDIVSFAEIGDFADQAVKTYSSGMFVRLAFAVAINIDPDILIVDEALSVGDIRFQQKCFRRFREFKEQGKSIIFVSHDMGAVKNFCDIAVWLKDGSIHHFGDPILVSKHYFSFMCYDSLTTGDDTTKETQTIDTKSDTSENDSMWEDVSGYSSFGEGGAEIERVTLINRKTGERVDALNGGEDVCFIVEGRATQPIAHPGIGIILKDIYGNFMFTVNNYMYNISIKPLNPSDKIRVEFNFVFPKLKNGHYTFTASISDGTLETHIQNHWVHDAYLVRLVNNDIRYKMGCYVILDDVDMKVDFK